The sequence ACGCCAAGTGAGGGGGCGCTGGAATAACGGCACCAATAATTTAGCAAACGCGGTTAATCCATAAAACCATACCAGCGACGCCATCATTGCACCCAGCGCAAAAAGCCAGACCGTGTCAGGAAACCTTGCATTGGCGATACTGGCAATCAATAACATGGTATCTAAATAAACGTGGGGGTTTAAAAACGTCAATCCTAACGCAATAGCAATGGTTTTTTTAGCGCTCATGGGTGCGGCTGTCGTGGTACCCATGCGCTGCGGAAAAAACATCCGACGAAAAGACAACGCACCATAAACAAACAAAAAAACCACACCAAAACCCGCAATCCACTGCGTCAGCATAGGGTATTGAGAAACCAGCACACTAACGCCAGCAATACCCACGGCAATCAACAGAATATCACTCAGCGCACAGACAGTTGCCACCTTCCATTCGTGTTGCGCACGCAGTGACTGCGTCAGCACAAACGCATTTTGTGCACCAATTGCAACAATCAGGCTACCGCCTAGCAAAAAACCCTGTAGCAAAGCCGAGTCTAGTATCAAATGTAGCATGGTAAATCCTGCTTGTTAAATCCCGCATGTTAAATCTTGCACGTTAAATTTCGCCTAGTAAGTCATTAATAACGCCCCCCGCTTTTCTTTTCTAACGGTGGTTTCGGCCGCTATTTCGGAAATAATTTCAAAGGCGATGCCGCAAGCAAAGCGCCAGTAGCAAAAAGTTAGTAAGCAAAGAATCCGTAAGGCAGTCTAGCACACAAGGCGTTAGCAGACAAAACGGCAAATCGACTAATTATCAATATCCTCAGCTGATTCGAGTGTAATTGGTGTCGCTGGTGCGGTTGGTGTCGCTGGTGCGGTTGGTGGCGCAGTTGGTTTTTTTGACTCGGTAGCGCCCAACGTGCTTTCCATCCAGTCTTTCGCTGATAATTGCATACAGGCATTTGCGGCATCCCCTAGCGTGAATAATCGACTATCCAGTGTTTTTGATTTGGCTGTTATGCACGCTAGAAATTCATTTTTTTGCCAGCCTAGCGTTGTATCAATCACCTCTTGTCGCGCCAAAAAAATTGACGCCAATTGCCGTTGCTGCGTTTTTTCTGCTAATTGATTAAAATCAGATAGCAGTTGATTTTCAATCACCGGTAGTGAGGGGGCTTCGGTCAAGGGAGCTTCGGACGATGCGAACAAGGCGTTTCCTGTCACTTGTGCGCTAGAATTACCCGTTTTATTTCCCTGTAATCCTGACTCGCCTAGCCACTGCGACGCGACGATTAAGAGACTAGCCAAAATCATCGCAATCGCCAATAGGACCGCGAATACTTTGGCAAACCGCAGAAAAAAATCAAACATTATCGTCAATTGTAGTAAGAAAATGATAGGATAATATAACAGATTTTAGCGCAGCCAAAAAGCCAAATTTATCAAACAAAGTCTTATTATCTGCTTAAGGGATTCGTCGTCCTTCATCATTTTTTCCCTTACTCACTCAAAAAATGAGATTTTGTTGCAGTCTG comes from Ostreibacterium oceani and encodes:
- a CDS encoding LysE/ArgO family amino acid transporter gives rise to the protein MLHLILDSALLQGFLLGGSLIVAIGAQNAFVLTQSLRAQHEWKVATVCALSDILLIAVGIAGVSVLVSQYPMLTQWIAGFGVVFLFVYGALSFRRMFFPQRMGTTTAAPMSAKKTIAIALGLTFLNPHVYLDTMLLIASIANARFPDTVWLFALGAMMASLVWFYGLTAFAKLLVPLFQRPLTWRILDGMIGCVMWLIAYSLLALLR